A region from the Drosophila ananassae strain 14024-0371.13 chromosome 2L, ASM1763931v2, whole genome shotgun sequence genome encodes:
- the LOC6499980 gene encoding axoneme-associated protein mst101(3), protein MLKLLDRKHTTNYTGMYKRSLKSAIGIIRGSHLACRPEQVLPSRAESQEWKVNQDDQKILPVIRKNIFIQKGIAGNFIQRIATSNSHPKILLRQRQLLKDLELQDITCLAKKSPKSDSKKCAKIEKKGGKKGGPCGSGGKKGGSGDKDGKCGKEVKKVISKEDEIKKKCAEYIRKMEEAELKRNCEKLAKKKEEAERKKCAKMPKVDECAEEAKKEKAKKADAAQEAKDAEELKKNCAELAEKEKCAGMAKNKKQEDIKKRCAELVKKAKENVCGKSATKKCPKKKISKEKTAKGDKKSAEKMKEKMETVTKKMCAILKQDEEAAKCKKMAEKAKSGGKSDAKKGGAKDGGAKGGSGSKDGKKC, encoded by the exons ATGTTAAAATTGTTAGACAGAAAACACACGACGAACTACACGGGAATGTACAAACGTTCCTTGAAATCCGCCATTGGGATCATCCGCGGCAGCCACCTGGCATGCCGTCCAGAGCAGGTGCTACCAAGCAGGGCGGAGAGTCAAGAATGGAAGGTCAATCAGGACGACCAGAAGATCCTGCCAGTGAtacgaaaaaatatattcattcAAAAAG GTATTGCCGGAAACTTTATTCAAAGAATAGCAACTTCCAATAGCCACCCGAAAATCCTTCTGAGGCAGCGTCAACTTCTTAAGGACCTGGAGTTGCAGGATATCACATGCCTGGCCAAAAAATCCCCAAAATCGGATTCGAAAAAATGCGccaaaattgagaaaaaaggAGGAAAGAAAGGAGGTCCTTGCGGAAGCGGCGGGAAGAAAGGAGGCAGCGGCGACAAGGATGGCAAATGTGGCAAAGAAGTCAAGAAAGTGATTTCAAAAGAAGacgaaataaaaaagaaatgtgCGGAATATATCCGAAAAATGGAGGAAGCTGAACTGAAAAGGAACTGcgaaaaattggccaaaaagaagGAGGAAGCAGAAAGAAAGAAATGCGCCAAAATGCCAAAAGTAGATGAATGTGCCGAAGAGGCCAAAAAAGAGAAAGCCAAGAAAGCGGATGCCGCCCAGGAGGCAAAAGATGCGGAAGAATTGAAGAAGAATTGCGCCGAGTTGGCCGAGAAGGAAAAATGCGCAGGCATGGCGAAGAATAAGAAGCAGGAGGACATCAAAAAGAGATGCGCAGAACTGGTCAAGAAGGCAAAGGAAAACGTATGCGGGAAATCAGCTACAAAGAAATGCCCCAAAAAGAAAATCTCCAAAGAGAAGACTGCCAAAGGCGATAAGAAATCGGCGGAGAAAATGAAAGAGAAAATGGAGACGGTGACGAAAAAGATGTGCGCCATTTTGAAACAGGACGAGGAGGCTGCAAAGTGTAAGAAAATGGCGGAAAAAGCAAAAAGTGGCGGAAAGAGTGATGCCAAGAAAGGTGGAGCCAAAGACGGAGGAGCCAAAGGCGGAAGTGGGTCCAAGGACGGGAAGAAGTGTTAA
- the LOC6500569 gene encoding isochorismatase domain-containing protein 1: protein MGKSTLFRLVPDKTVFLLCDIQEKFRPAMPLLDNLIKNTTKLLAAGKVFQVPLLVTEQYPEKLGKTVCELDIEHACLNAPKTRFSMLVDPVRKSMADIFGGKPKTAVLFGIETHVCVEQTAFDLMNEKIDVWLVADCCASRLNQDRDLALERLRHIGCTIASSESVIFNLLGDKNHKAFKQIAPLVKNASADMELWRPTKKPPKK, encoded by the exons ATGGGAAAATCGACACTGTTCCGCTTAGTGCCAGACAAAACGGTCTTCCTGCTGTGCGACATCCAAGAGAAGTTCAGACCTGCAATGCCACTCTTGGATAATTTAATCAAAAACACCACTAAGTTG CTGGCAGCAGGGAAGGTTTTCCAGGTGCCTCTACTGGTCACCGAGCAGTATCCGGAGAAGCTGGGCAAAACCGTCTGTGAGCTGGACATCGAACATGCCTGCCTCAATGCGCCCAAGACCCGCTTCTCTATGCTTGTGGACCCGGTCCGCAAAAGCATGGCCGATATCTTCGGCGGAAAGCCCAAGACCGCAGTATTGTTTGGGATAGAG ACCCATGTGTGCGTTGAGCAAACTGCTTTTGATTTGATGAATGAAAAGATTGATGTTTGGTTGGTGGCCGACTGCTGTGCCTCGCGGCTTAATCAGGATCGGGATTTGGCCCTGGAGCGATTGCGTCATATTGGTTGTACTATTGCCAGTTCGGAGAGCGTAATCTTCAATCTGTTGGGGGACAAGAATCACAAGGCCTTCAAGCAGATAGCTCCCCTGGTTAAGAACGCTTCTGCCGACATGGAGCTGTGGAGGCCCACGAAGAAGCCACCAAAGAAATGA
- the LOC6500570 gene encoding uncharacterized protein LOC6500570 produces MKYLLSVTLLLAIGLQQIDAHGMMLSPPSRSSRWRYDGSAPQNWNDNELFCGGLYTQSNNGGRCGLCGDNFLDGQPRANEIGGNIGGVGAITRSYAAGNAITVGVKITTNHLGHFEFHLCNLDVYGSESEECFESNRLRFHDGSDKLNIGTQSGEFDVTVILPDGLTCSHCVLRWTYVGANNWGMCDNTYGALGCGPQETFKNCADVSISWGRNMLTDLVNKQEQPVAPIEVV; encoded by the exons ATGAAGTACCTGCTCAGCGTGACTCTGCTCCTGGCCATCGGTCTGCAGCAGATCGATGCCCACGGCATGATGCTGTCGCCTCCAAGCCGCTCCTCCCGCTGGCGCTACGATGGATCTGCCCCCCAGAACTGGAACGACAATGAACTCTTCTGCGGTGGCTTGTAT ACCCAATCGAACAACGGAGGACGTTGTGGCCTGTGCGGTGATAACTTCTTGGATGGCCAGCCCCGTGCTAACGAGATCGGAGGTAACATTGGTGGAGTGGGTGCGATCACCAGGAGCTATGCCGCCGGAAACGCCATCACCGTGGGCGTCAAGATCACCACCAACCACTTGGGTCACTTTGAGTTCCACCTGTGCAACCTGGATGTTTACGGATCCGAGTCCGAGGAGTGCTTCGAGAGCAACCGGCTTCGATTCCACGATGGCAGTGACAAGCTGAATATCGGCACCCAGTCCGGCGAATTCGACGTGACTGTTATCCTTCCCGACGGACTCACCTGCAGCCACTGCGTCCTCCGCTGGACCTATGTGGGCG CCAACAACTGGGGTATGTGCGACAACACCTACGGAGCTCTGGGCTGTGGTCCCCAGGAGACCTTCAAGAACTGCGCCGATGTGAGCATCAGCTGGGGCCGCAATATGCTCACCGACCTGGTCAACAAACAGGAGCAGCCCGTGGCTCCCATCGAAGTGGTCTAA
- the LOC26515524 gene encoding sperm-specific protein Don juan, with protein sequence MFKRTALALSRVNGSHLCYGRMHPNFFFRCKHLPKLQDLLSFDPQPEPTKNPLEETQPNAFPSPLRKRLGRIQIEEAKDAFVFQSLRTDILDELRTQQSRRIAIRKLEEETRQNITMPKKSEPKQDSKKTLKIECLCKSKERAMKNCGKEVKDAEIIKKCKQVANRQKRKRDALKKLSRELAMKEKCELMKLKKKCKELAKRPDSCDPCDIELRKKCKQLAIDEECKKKALAAKCKKQKRKTKKKKVDMEKKCKELALLRECRQMEEQQQREEEQRQKEACRNKAQEGCVEEDPCNPDPCKKRQITFAKGHPCYQEDPCAPPVDPCRKDPCKEREKMRKLCQKLAEIDLCQKMAKRDKMMKILKKCKKLAQREQCKRMANKPKPKC encoded by the exons ATGTTCAAGAGAACGGCGTTAGCATTGAGTCGGGTCAATGGGTCACATTTGTGTTACGGACGGATGCATCCGAATTTCTTCTTCAGATGCAAGCACTTGCCAAAGCTTCAAGATCtattaagttttgatccacaACCTGAGCCAACAAAAA ATCCCCTGGAAGAGACACAGCCGAATGCATTTCCAAGTCCCCTAAGAAAGCGACTCGGAAGAATTCAAATAGAAGAGGCAAAGGATGCTTTCGTGTTCCAGTCTTTGCGTACGGATATCCTGGACGAGCTGCGGACGCAACAGTCTCGGAGGATTGCGATACGAAAACTGGAGGAGGAAACACGTCAAAACATAACAATGCCAAAGAAGAGCGAACCGAAACAGGACTCTAAGAAAACTCTAAAAATCGAGTGTCTGTGTAAGTCCAAGGAGAGGGCAATGAAGAATTGTGGAAAGGAGGTGAAGGATGCGGAAATAATAAAGAAGTGCAAGCAGGTGGCCAACCGGCAGAAACGCAAGAGGGACGCTCTGAAGAAGCTTTCTCGCGAACTGGCCATGAAGGAGAAGTGCGAGCTGATGAAGCTGAAGAAAAAGTGCAAGGAGTTGGCCAAAAGGCCAGACTCGTGCGATCCTTGCGACATTGAGCTGAGGAAGAAGTGCAAGCAACTGGCCATCGACGAGGAATGTAAGAAGAAAGCCCTAGCtgcgaaatgcaaaaaacagAAGCGTAagaccaaaaaaaagaaggtgGACATGGAGAAGAAGTGCAAGGAGCTGGCCCTGCTGCGAGAATGCCGGCAAATGGAAGAACAGCAGCAGCGCGAAGAAGAACAACGCCAAAAAGAGGCGTGCCGCAACAAGGCGCAAGAGGGATGCGTCGAGGAGGATCCCTGCAACCCTGATCCGTGCAAGAAACGACAGATAACTTTCGCCAAGGGACATCCCTGCTACCAGGAAGATCCTTGCGCACCGCCGGTAGATCCTTGTCGAAAAGATCCATGCAAGGAAAGAGAGAAAATGAGAAAGCTTTGCCAGAAATTGGCCGAAATAGACCTTTGCCAGAAGATGGCCAAGAGAGACAAAATGATGAAAATCcttaaaaagtgtaaaaaactGGCACAACGAGAGCAATGCAAGCGGATGGCTAAcaaaccgaaaccaaaatgCTAA
- the LOC6499981 gene encoding methylthioribose-1-phosphate isomerase, producing the protein MSLQSIKYSRGSLDILDQLLLPVQSKYVAVRGVEDGWKVINKMQVRGAPAIAIVGCLSLAVEIYPEEFESKKRLRQEVEGKLNYLVSARPTAVNMKIAADELLALANDLTKDETIDVAGMKERFLNATEAMLEKDIADNQAIGSHGAQAILKRVAEAAGAQTGTAGPVRVLTHCNTGSLATAGYGTALGVVRQLAELGKLEHVYCTETRPYNQGARLTAYELVHEKFPATLVLDSMVAALLRAKNVAGVVVGADRVAANGDTANKIGTYQIAVVAKHHGVPFYVAAPLTSIDLAIPGGDHIIIEERPDREMTHVGEHRIAAPGINCWNPAFDVTPASLITGIITERGVFKPEELKEAITKLLES; encoded by the exons ATGAGTCTGCAATCGATCAAATACTCGCGGGGTAGCCTGGACATCCTCGaccagctgctgctgcctgtCCAGTCCAAGTACGTGGCCGTGCGAGGTGTGGAGGACGGCTGGAAGGTCATTAACAAGATGCAG GTAAGAGGTGCCCCCGCCATTGCCATCGTGGGATGCCTGTCCCTGGCCGTGGAAATCTATCCGGAGGAGTTCGAGAGCAAGAAGAGGCTGCGCCAGGAGGTGGAGGGAAAGCTAAACTACTTGGTTTCCGCTCGACCCACGGCGGTCAACATGAAAATCGCCGCCGATGAGCTTCTAGCCCTGGCCAACGACCTCACCAAGGACGAGACCATCGACGTAGCCGGAATGAAGGAAAG ATTCCTGAATGCCACCGAGGCGATGCTAGAGAAAGACATTGCCGATAACCAAGCCATTGGATCACATGGCGCCCAAGCCATTCTGAAGCGTGTGGCGGAAGCGGCCGGAGCTCAAACTGGTACAGCGGGACCAGTTCGGGTGCTCACCCACTGCAACACGGGCTCCCTGGCCACCGCCGGATATGGAACGGCACTAGGAGTAGTTCGTCAGTTGGCCGAACTGGGAAAACTGG AGCACGTGTACTGTACAGAAACCCGTCCGTACAATCAAGGAGCTCGACTCACAGCCTATGAACTGGTGCACGAGAAATTCCCAGCCACCTTGGTCCTGGACAGCATGGTGGCTGCTCTTCTGCGGGCCAAGAATGTGGCTGGAGTGGTGGTTGGAGCTGATCGG GTGGCAGCCAATGGCGACACGGCCAATAAAATTGGCACTTATCAGATCGCAGTTGTGGCCAAGCACCATGGTGTGCCCTTCTATGTGGCCGCCCCCCTGACCTCGATTGATCTGGCCATACCCGGCGGCGACCACATCATCATTGAGGAGCGACCGGATCGGGAGATGACGCATGTGGGAGAGCACCGCATCGCCGCGCCAGGCATCAACTGCTGGAATCCCGCCTTCGATGTGACACCCGCCAGTCTAATCACCGGAATTATTACAGAGCGAGGCGTTTTTAAGCCGGAAGAACTGAAAGAAGCGATCACCAAGCTGCTCGAGTCATaa
- the LOC6499982 gene encoding lysyl oxidase homolog 2A, which produces MESQPMFILLFLLLGCGQCLCSRGLNVENNYRNMKVRLATDRPTRGAVQVLREGRVEVSFDFGATWGSICSTTWSMREGNVVCRQLGLGYASKAAMSTEHGDSKKHPWEMVGTLCRGNERRLADCTRESHYPNVCNARNPNITVVSCVSHSADLEIGLRDIERSARLEAVPMSRLTCAMEEQCVSADAYVIRRTNPNAERKLLRFSVKASNVGTADVSPYANYKDWVWHQCHRHYHSMNVFATFDVYDLKYKKVAQGHKASFCLMDSECRPGIRSKYTCGNTTQGISMGCADVYTDVLDCQWVDVTTVPVNRRYILRVALNPEYKLGEISFENNGAECMLDYTGVHKTTRIYNCRRSPLWFKI; this is translated from the exons ATGGAATCACAACCGATGTTCATCCTCCTCTTCCTGCTGCTCGGGTGCGGCCAGTGCTTGTGCAGTCGTGGGCTGAATGTCGAAAATAACTACCGGAACATGAAGGTGCGCCTGGCAACCGATCGCCCCACTCGCGGAGCGGTGCAGGTGTTGCGGGAAGGTCGCGTTGAGGTAAGCTTTGACTTTGGCGCCACCTGGGGAAGTATCTGCAGCACCACTTGGAGCATGCGGGAGGGCAATGTGGTGTGCCGCCAGCTGGGATTGGGGTACGCGTCCAAGGCCGCCATGAGCACGGAGCACGGGGATAGCAAGAAGCATCCTTGGGAAATGGTGGGAACACTTTGTCGTGGCAACGAGCGCCGTCTGGCGGATTGCACGCGGGAGTCCCATTATCCAAACGTTTGTAACGCTCGGAATCCGAACATTACGGTTGTGTCCTGCGTTAGCCATTCGGCTGATCTTGAAATCGGACTGCGGGACATCGAAAGGAGTGCTCGGTTGGAGGCGGTGCCCATGTCGCGGCTCACCTGCGCCATGGAGGAGCAGTGTGTGTCTGCCGACGCTTATGTGATCCGCAGGACTAACCCGAATGCCGAAAGGAAACTGCTGCGTTTCTCCGTCAAGGCGAGCAATGTGGGCACGGCTGACGTGAGTCCATATGCCAACTACAAGGACTGGGTGTGGCACCAGTGCCACCGACACTATCACAGCATGAACGTGTTCGCCACTTTCGATGTCTACGACTTGAAGTACAAAAAGGTGGCCCAGGGGCACAAAGCATCCTTCTGCCTAATGGACTCGGAGTGTCGGCCGGGCATCCGTAGCAAATACACTTGTGGAAACACAACCCAGG GAATTTCAATGGGTTGCGCCGATGTATACACCGACGTCCTGGACTGCCAATGGGTGGATGTGACCACAGTGCCCGTCAACCGGCGCTACATTCTGCGGGTGGCTCTCAATCCGGAGTACAAGCTCGGGGAGATCTCCTTCGAGAACAATGGAGCAGAATGCATGCTCGATTACACGGGAGTCCACAAAACCACCAGGATTTACAACTGCCGGCGATCGCCTTTGTGGTTCAAAATATGA
- the LOC123257628 gene encoding axoneme-associated protein mst101(2)-like has translation MFPRTALTLTKYSSSCIRACTRFLNPIIAIPQDRKTHKWWIEIRTKKLNIDRDIGNEVISAPLESTFNIGKTDLDLGSFRRLESTPQEPATQRTFLEDLERQKDHIQECKITCMGKDADKDLEKKCAAMAMEKICKKFAKKDKKKKKKKKKGKKGCGKGGKGGKGGKDKDAELKKKCEKLARKLCKKMAKKKKEAALIKQCAQLAQKQMCAELAKKDKCKKKEKKDPCKKKPKKDPCKKKEKKDPCKKKPKKDPCKKEKKDPCKKEKKDPCKKKPKKDPCKKKEKKDPCKKKPKKDKCKKKPKKDKCKKKAKKGDKGKELKKKCEALARKKCKKLAEKEKCKKPKK, from the exons ATGTTTCCACGTACCGCGTTGACTTTAACTAAGTACTCTTCGTCATGCATTCGAGCCTGCACCCGCTTCCTAAACCCAATCATAGCGATTCCACAAGACCGCAAGACCCACAAGTGGTGGATCGAGATCAGGACGAAGAAATTAAATATCGACCGAGATATCGGAAATGAAG TAATCTCGGCTCCCCTGGAATCAACTTTTAATATTGGAAAAACGGACTTGGATCTTGGGTCTTTTCGACGGCTGGAGAGCACACCCCAAGAGCCCGCAACGCAAAGGACATTTTTGGAAGACCTAGAGCGCCAGAAGGATCATATTCAAGAATGCAAGATCACATGTATGGGCAAGGACGCGGATAAGGATTTGGAGAAAAAATGCGCTGCAATGgcaatggaaaaaatatgcAAGAAGTTCGCCAAAAAGGataagaagaaaaagaagaagaagaagaaaggaaaaaaaggatgcggaAAAGGCGGAAAAGGAGGAAAAGGCGGCAAGGATAAAGACGCAGAGCTGAAGAAGAAATGCGAGAAATTGGCAAGGAAACTGTGCAAGAAAATGGCCAAGAAGAAAAAGGAAGCCGCCCTCATCAAGCAATGCGCCCAACTCGCCCAAAAACAAATGTGCGCTGAACTGGCCAAGAAGGATAAatgtaaaaagaaagaaaaaaaggatccatgtaaaaagaaaccaaaaaaggaTCCATgtaaaaagaaggaaaaaaaggatccatgtaaaaagaaaccaaaaaaggaTCCatgtaaaaaggaaaaaaaggatccatgtaaaaaggaaaaaaaggatccatgtaaaaagaaaccaaaaaaggaTCCATgtaaaaagaaggaaaaaaaggatccATGTAAAAAGAAACCCAAAAAGGATAAATGTAAAAAGAAACCCAAAAAGGATAAATGTAAAAAGAAAGCGAAAAAAGGAGATAAAGGCAAGGAACTAAAAAAGAAATGCGAGGCTTTGGCCCGGAAAAAATGCAAGAAATTGGCCGAAAAGGAAAAGTGCAAGAAACCTAAAAAATAG